Proteins co-encoded in one Colletes latitarsis isolate SP2378_abdomen chromosome 2, iyColLati1, whole genome shotgun sequence genomic window:
- the Fech gene encoding ferrochelatase, mitochondrial, with the protein MASKLSTLLQFGKQYGKSSILSCRHISIETTKSQSNSLKPKTGILMLNMGGPSNIEQVHEYLLRIMTDREMIQLPVQSQLGPWIAKRRTPDVQKKYSEIGGGSPILKWTKIQGELLCQKLDKVSPETAPHKYYVAFRYVDPLTEDTLQQLEEDGVQQTVIFSQYPQYSCATTGSSFNAIYKYYKKRQLPTNMKWSVIDRWATHPLFIKAIAERIKDELVKFPDNVKDDVIILFSAHSLPLKAVNRGDSYPSEVGATVALVMQELNYCNPYNLVWQSKVGPLPWLAPFTDDALKAYVKQGKKNFILVPVAFVNEHIETLHEMDIEYCKDLAEELGIERIKRAAAPNDHPIFIDALADIVNSHLKSKQSVSPKFLTRCPHCVNTICLRSKEWYAQTCKS; encoded by the exons atgGCAAGTAAATTATCAACATTACTGCAATTCG GAAAACAATATGGAAAATCTTCCATTTTGTCTTGTCGTCACATTTCTATAGAGACAACTAAAAGTCAATCAAATAGCCTTAAGCCAAAAACAGGTATTTTAATGCTTAATATGGGTGGACCCTCTAATATTGAACAGGTGCATGAGTATTTATTACGTATAATGACTGATCGTGAAATGATACAACTACCAGTTCAAAG TCAGTTAGGTCCTTGGATAGCAAAGCGTCGTACACCAGatgtacaaaagaaatattCAGAAATTGGTGGAGGGTCACCTATTTTAAAGTGGACAAAAATACAGGGTGAACTATTGTGCCAAAAGTTGGATAAGGTTTCACCAGAAACTGCACCTCATAAGTACTATGTAGCTTTTCGATATGTTGATCCTCTTACTGAAGATACGCTTCAACAGTTAGAGGA AGATGGTGTTCAACAAACAGTAATATTTTCTCAATATCCACAATATAGTTGTGCTACAACGGGATCTAGCTTTAATGCAATATATAAGTATTATAAAAAAAG GCAGCTACCTACTAATATGAAATGGAGCGTAATAGATAGATGGGCAACGCATCCATTATTCATAAAGGCAATTGCTGAAAGAATTAAGGATGAATTAGTTAAATTTCCTGATAATGTAAAAGacgatgttataattttattttcagctCATTCACTTCCTCTAAAG GCAGTGAATAGAGGAGATTCTTATCCATCTGAAGTTGGGGCAACGGTTGCATTAGTAATGCAAGAATTAAATTACTGTAATCCATACAATTTAGTATGGCAGTCAAAG GTTGGTCCATTGCCGTGGTTGGCGCCTTTTACCGATGATGCTTTGAAAGCATATGTTAAGCAaggaaaaaagaattttatattAGTGCCGGTAGCGTTTGTTAATGAACATATTGAAACTCTCCACGAGATGGATATCGAGTACTGCAAAGATTTAGCCGAAGAA ctTGGCATTGAAAGAATAAAACGAGCTGCTGCGCCAAACGATCATCCCATATTTATTGATGCTTTGGCGGATATAGTTAATTCTCATCTTAAATCGAAGCAATCGGTAAGCCCGAAGTTTTTAACGCGTTGTCCTCATTGTGTGAACACCATTTGTCTCAGAAGTAAAGAATGGTATGCACAAACGTGCAAAagttaa
- the LOC143351915 gene encoding EEF1A lysine methyltransferase 2 isoform X1: MTDQNDQELSSSDLGTLDYWERVYSEELNNFKDHGDVGEIWFGRNNSLKVIRWITTHLKLNKKDDKIIDIGCGNGMTLVELSKDFTKLMGIDYSEKAIDLTREILKKNNLLHIDLKVYNIVDSEECDLLRDFKVAHDKGTYDAISLHPQDPATKRQKYIENVYKILLPDGYLVLTSCNWTKEELTNHFQNCMLFYCFFFLAIKNIFKSFVVSYIKTEFNSEPYMQ, translated from the exons atGACAGATCAAAATGATCAAGAATTGAGTTCATCAGATTTAGGTACTCTTGATTA TTGGGAAAGAGTATACTCGGAAGAACTTAATAATTTTAAGGATCATGGAGACGTAGGGGAGATATGGTTTGGTAGAAATAATTCACTAAAAGTTATACG TTGGATTACCACACATCTTAAACTTAATAAGAAAGATGACAAAATAATTGATATAGGGTGTGGAAATGGAATGACATTAGTAGAATTATCAAAGGATTTTACAAAATTGATGGGTATAGATTACTCTGAAAAGGCAATTGACTTAACTCGGGAGATATTAAAGAAAAACAACCTATTGCATATTGATTTGAAAGTTTATAATATAGTGGattctgaagaatgcgatttaCTAAGGGATTTTAAAGTAGCACACGATAAAGGAACATATGATGCTATCAGTTTGCATCCTCAAGATCCAGCAACAAAAAGGCAGAAGTACATAGAAAATGTGTATAAAATTCTCTTGCCTGATGGTTATTTAGTTTTAACATCATGTAATTGGACCAAAGAGGAATTAACAAACCATTTTCAAAATTGTATGTTATtttattgtttcttttttttagcaATAAAGAACATTTTTAAATCCTTTGTAGTCTCTTATATAAAAACTGAATTTAATTCAGAACCATATATGCAATAA
- the LOC143351915 gene encoding EEF1A lysine methyltransferase 2 isoform X2: MTDQNDQELSSSDLGTLDYWERVYSEELNNFKDHGDVGEIWFGRNNSLKVIRWITTHLKLNKKDDKIIDIGCGNGMTLVELSKDFTKLMGIDYSEKAIDLTREILKKNNLLHIDLKVYNIVDSEECDLLRDFKVAHDKGTYDAISLHPQDPATKRQKYIENVYKILLPDGYLVLTSCNWTKEELTNHFQNYFNVMNVLPPSDTFQFGGQIGNTVTQLILQKK, from the exons atGACAGATCAAAATGATCAAGAATTGAGTTCATCAGATTTAGGTACTCTTGATTA TTGGGAAAGAGTATACTCGGAAGAACTTAATAATTTTAAGGATCATGGAGACGTAGGGGAGATATGGTTTGGTAGAAATAATTCACTAAAAGTTATACG TTGGATTACCACACATCTTAAACTTAATAAGAAAGATGACAAAATAATTGATATAGGGTGTGGAAATGGAATGACATTAGTAGAATTATCAAAGGATTTTACAAAATTGATGGGTATAGATTACTCTGAAAAGGCAATTGACTTAACTCGGGAGATATTAAAGAAAAACAACCTATTGCATATTGATTTGAAAGTTTATAATATAGTGGattctgaagaatgcgatttaCTAAGGGATTTTAAAGTAGCACACGATAAAGGAACATATGATGCTATCAGTTTGCATCCTCAAGATCCAGCAACAAAAAGGCAGAAGTACATAGAAAATGTGTATAAAATTCTCTTGCCTGATGGTTATTTAGTTTTAACATCATGTAATTGGACCAAAGAGGAATTAACAAACCATTTTCAAAATT ATTTTAATGTCATGAACGTGCTTCCCCCCTCCGATACATTCCAGTTCGGTGGACAAATCGGAAACACTGTAACACAATTAATCCTTCAAAAGAAATAA